From the genome of Maniola jurtina chromosome 26, ilManJurt1.1, whole genome shotgun sequence:
CGCACACtcccaataaataataattaataacttcgGGAGTTGTAGTGCTGCGCGTGTGATTTTTTGTGCAGTGTCTCATAGTGTCGTGATTCACCAGGATTATCGTTTGCAGCTTCACCTGCAACGAACTTTGAACGCTTATATTACCGCAGCCCAACGTGCAGGAGGAAGCCACTAACACCAGCTAGGAGCCCGGAAGGAGACCAAGCGATAAGTGAAATCCGCTCGGAGATCGGACGCCTGGATCACCAGAAAAGGTACCGCGAAATTTAAGAAAACACGTGGTTACAGCGTGGAAAATTTCAATCGACCTAGATTTTCATGGTGCGACTCGTGTACGTGTGTGACGTCGGCCCACTTTGCCAGACCcccttttttcaaaaaaaattcatagacaACTGTCAAAATTCACAAGTATCGGACCTCCCCGACCCCCCAGGACCCCAAAATTTGTTGAACCCGTGCATCGACCTCCCACTTGAGTTGAGCGATCTCGAAACGCGCCCAAACGGATTCAAACTCCGCTATGATCGTTACGAAGTGGGAAGCCACGCGCTTGAAAATAGAATTGATCTCCAAGAATGCACAGATACTCGTATAattgaacatattttttgttaaatttccAATCcacaatcaaatcaaaattgagataagtaggtacagttataCAGTTATATATAAAAAACAGAAAAAGTAAAATATGCAAGCCAAGTAATTATTCCATAAGGAAAATCCTGGCTACAAATGAGTGAGGCTTgtacccttttttttttctctctcgtctggcggCTTGTACCCAAATTAACGGACAACCATATTGTTccccaaaaaaaaagaaaaagtaaaatatgCAAGCCAAGTAATTATTCCATAAGGAAAATCCTGGCTACAAATGAGTGAGGCTTGTATCCAAATTAACGGACAACCATATTGTTCCccaaaaaaagagaaaaagtaAAATATGCAAGCCAAGTAATTACTCCATAAGGAAAATCCTGGCTACAAATGAGTGAGGCTTGTACCCAAATAAACGGACAACCATATTGTTccccaaaaaaaaagaaagtaaaataTGCAAGCCAAGTAATTATTCCATAAGGAAAATTCTGGCTACAAATAATTTTAGCCTagttaagttataattttagcctagtttgaatattagaaattaattaagaaaactttaaactttgtactcctaccttctgcaataataaaaaaaattattgaaggagcaaaaaaaaaattagtgagGCTTGTATCCAAATTAACGGCCTTcccaaaaaaaaagcaaaaatgaaaataaaatatgcaagCCCAGTGTTCAGCGCAACCGAAGTGGTGATGGTGCGACTGGTTTACAGCTTGGAAATGCCGCCGAAGAAACCAGCAAGTGCCCGGAAGCTGACCTATCCCAATGAGTATGTACAAATtatatattttggtttttttgtgACTCCCCTTGAGTCCAATTTTGAGAAATTTTGAcccttataattttttaatctttgcatttacttaaaaacttatttatatttaaaaaaaaacgatattTCCGTTCCCAGCGAGGCCTCGGCTAGTAATAGTTGCCTAGTTCAATTTTGTACTCCATGTTTCAAgcttatttattgaaaataataataattaactttagattttttgaattaACTTTAGAACGAAATGCACGAGAAGAAGGGTTAACTTTTTAAGTTTCTTTAGCATGCCTTTGAACTCAAAAGGGTTGTTGGATTTTTTTTGCGGTTCTTATAGAGCAACTTTTGTGTTCAGTTCGGAAGCCGCAAGTGCAGAGCCCACGCCCAGTACTTCAGGTCTAAGTTTGCCACCTAGCTCGGAGCCAGGGACATCAAAACGGTAAAATCAACACAAAAATGCTTTAAATATTGAACACACGGCATTTTTATcgaattttatatattttttcagctTGGCGGATGACCTTAAGCGTGCGCGGGCAGGGCGCACGCTCTACAAAAAGGCAGTCGCCAAGTTGTCCCTGGAGGAGCGCACAAGGTTGTCTAATATGAAAGACCTGAAGGAAGTGGGGCACTTCAGGCTACCCGACGCTCCGGAGTCAAAGTAAGACTTTTGTATAAGTCTATGTCACCAGAAAATAATACGTAACCGTAAGTTGATTAACTTCCTAGTCAGATgataaacagatttttttaagggattgaaaataataacaataattcaaaaatttcaaacccttaaaATAGCTTATACTAACTAGAAAGTTGATCAATTTACGGTTCGTATTATTTTCCGGTGACATTTAAATATAGCctaactaagctttatttttgAACAATGTTTTTCTTTCAGGAAGGGAAAAGGAAAAGGGAAGGGGAAGGGGAAGGGCAAGGGTATAGCGGACACAAAGCCATGGTTGCCCTGCCCGCTGTTACCTGGCGTGCCGCTTACCCCACCTGCCAAACTTCCCCAACCATGGGAATGTGTTCATCATGGTCTGttctaaacttttttattttatagattatCATATCATTCATCATTCATATTAGTAAATTATCATTGACTTCTTAAACCCAGAAACGGAAGCTGTGGCTGGCATGGCTTTATTTCAGAAAAGACTAAGGCAGTTACAATTTCTTTCCTCATAACTGTTTCCGAGCCTATGACGGATAGACTGAAATTATATTTTGCTTTAACTCACGCAGTACTTTACATTGTACTTTCTTCCAGAAACGGCCGAGGCCGACAACCAAGAATTCATTGAGGGCACGCCTCCATCCATCCATATGTCACCCATAAAGCCGGATTTGTTAGGTAAGAAAGTTAATTATTGTGCTTCGTTTAACACAAAAGTCGTAAGACTTatgactattattattttaaggcatCCCGAAAGATCAAGATCCAGAGTCACCTCAACCTCACCCACCTCGTCCAGAATCTGGAACGCCGCCTCAACCAAAGTAAGTGTTTTCTTgcattaaacaataatttattataataataatatagttatataataattaataatatattatattaatattagtatttatattagtaagaaagatcatataaataaattaaaaataaaagaggtATTGGTATCGAGACCTGGGGCACACCCATTA
Proteins encoded in this window:
- the LOC123878647 gene encoding uncharacterized protein LOC123878647, which gives rise to MPPKKPASARKLTYPNDSEAASAEPTPSTSGLSLPPSSEPGTSKRLADDLKRARAGRTLYKKAVAKLSLEERTRLSNMKDLKEVGHFRLPDAPESKKGKGKGKGKGKGKGIADTKPWLPCPLLPGVPLTPPAKLPQPWECVHHETAEADNQEFIEGTPPSIHMSPIKPDLLGIPKDQDPESPQPHPPRPESGTPPQPKKRKLLFTPSTGIIPALEAPVNPVAVEIEFVGFTPESTTSAMPGSGRSAASYEMGVDSDVDEEIDVNVGSDIDEDIQCGSGTCSNSRRTALRKRYTSLTLRTTFVFGL